The genomic window CAGCCACCCCCATTTTCCGGGGAATCACGATGGGACTCTTGACCACCTTTCTCTTCGCGCTCTGGCCCTTGAGAATGGTCTCAGCGGTTCCCCCCTTGCGCATCTTCCGTCATGAGGTCGAGGAGAAGGCCATTCAAATGACCCGGAATAAGTGGTTAAAGCAGATTTTGATTGGCGGGAGCATGGCCCTCGGTTGGATCGGGCTCTCTGTCTGGCAGGCCGGATCATGGCGCATGGGAATATGGGTCGTTATCTCAGTGGGGGTAGCCATTCTCCTTCTGATGACCGGGGGGAAAGGGATGCTCATTCTGGCGAGAAAAATCCCCCTTCCCGATTCATTGATCCTGCGTTACGGGATTAAAAACCTGTACCGTCCGGGACGGCAAATCATGACCATCATCCTCTCACTTGGGGTCGGCATCATGGTCCTTCTCACCCTGTTCCAGGTGGAAAGACGACTCATGGCCCAGTTGCAACAAAACATTCCAGAAAATGCACCGGGACTCTTCTTCATCGATATACAACCCGACCAGAAGGAACCTCTCGAGGCGATGTTGAGCACTCCCCGGTTTGAGATCACTCCGGAATTGACTCCCCTGATCCGGTCGCGGCTCCACGCGGTCAATGGGGAAAAGATCTCAGAAATCGGTGCAGAGAACCGCCCGGATGCGTGGTACTTCACACGGGAATATGTCTTGACCTATCAGGAAGACCTTCCGGAACATAACATTATCCTGCGCGGCCAATGGTGGAAGGAGGGAGAGACCGAAGCTCTGATCTCAGTCGATTCGGATGTCGCATACCATCTTGGAGTTGATATTGACTCGACCGTCACCTTCGATATCCAGGGCGTTCAGGTATCGGGCAAGGTAACGAGCATCCGGGAAGTGGATTGGGGGAGCATGACGACCAATTTCTACTTTATTTTTTCTCCATCGGCCCTGGCTGGCGCGCCGGAAACCTTTGTCGCCACCGTGACGACGGAACCGGAAAATGATCTCCCGGTTCAGAACGCGATCATTGGGGCATTTCCAAACGTGACCGTGATTCCGATCCGGGAGTTTATTGAAACAATCGCACGCATCCTGACAGAGATCACGCGAACCATTCAAGTCATGGCCGCCCTTGGCTTACTGGTCGGCCTGATTGTCCTCTCAGGGGCGATTGTAGCAACGCGCGCCAGGCGCGTCCATGAAATGGTCCTCTTTAAAACGCTCGGCGCAACCCGGCCAACCTTGATCGCAATCATGGCGGTAGAGTATGCCCTCCTCGGGGTCGTTGCCGCCATTGTGGGAGGGAGCCTCTCTATCGCCGTTTCCTGGGGAGTGGTTCATTTTTTCCTCGATATTCCCTGGCAGATCGAATGGGGCATCCTACTCGTCGGGACCAGCGGCACCGTGGCGCTCACTCTCCTGACCGGCTTCCTGAGCACCTACCGAATCCTGGGAGAAAAACCCCTCGCCATTTTGAGGGCAGAGTGAGGTTCGCAGATTTATTATAAAACATAAGCAATGAAAGAGGTAACGAATGAATTACGTGGTTGCAAATAGAGTGTTTGTAAAGCAGGAATACGGGCAGGAATTTGAGGAGCGATTTAGAAAGCGTGCGGGTCAAATCGACAAACAACCCGGTTTTGTTCGGATGGAAGTATTAAGACCCAAGGCAGAAAAGACGCCGTATATCATTTTGACGCATTGGAAAGACGAACAAGCCTTTCAGAACTGGGTGGGCAGCGATGACTTTAAAGTCGCACATCAAAACCCAATGACAAAAGAGGCCTTTTTAGAGGGTGGTGGGCTGGAACACCATGAAGTCATTATTGCTTCAACCACGAGTCATAATGACTGATTGATGCGGATAGACCATAGGAGTGAAAGATCCTGCCACAAAGCGAGGGGATCTTTCACTCCCGTCTTCTCTTAAAGATAATCGGTCGGTTTTCCTTTATCCTACTTGGCCTTGTCCTTGGGCGGAGGAGGAGTTAGAAATAGAAAGTCAGGCATAAACACCTCTTCAAATTTTAACTTGTCGACGATTGACTTTGCATGGCCGCCTTCTTCCGATACGATCGCAATCTTCACCCCGGTATTCGCACCCATCCTCCCTTTCAACTCGGTTGTCGCGTCAAACTGAAAGGTGTGAAGCTTTCCCTTCTTATCCTTCAAGGTAACGGTACCTTCCTGTCCTTTTACAAGCTTCCCTTCAATCTTAACAATCTCGCCTTTTGTCTTACCTTTTTTTTTGTGCCGGGCGTCGGCAATTTGCGGGGTGGCAAAACTAAAGATAATGATTAATGCGACAATAACCGAACCGACCTTCTTCATGGTGATTTCCTCCTGATGAGTGTTCGT from Candidatus Manganitrophaceae bacterium includes these protein-coding regions:
- a CDS encoding FtsX-like permease family protein, which translates into the protein MIDFILKMVWREARGGLHRFLFFLTSIALGVASIVGVGNMAANFEAMTHLEARNLLAADLEARLIRPLSTAGEAVLTELTQEGLSSIRITELKGMAINSDSGETQLVELKAIEAGYPFYGRLQIDPPPADLLLGPEEVWVEKGLLLRLRFAVGDQVKIGEASFVIRGEILKEPDRVVGPFRIGPRVLLSQAGLERTELVQTGSRIRHRLLIKATSRTPEALKELLNKKWAGESVRIKTYREVQPRLSRFLGNFTTYLGLVGLITLMIGGIGVASHIHAFLTERIETIAILKSLGASARTLTLIYLLLALILGGIGALGGVLLGLGITLILQSLLSGFLPPGFVFQLTATPIFRGITMGLLTTFLFALWPLRMVSAVPPLRIFRHEVEEKAIQMTRNKWLKQILIGGSMALGWIGLSVWQAGSWRMGIWVVISVGVAILLLMTGGKGMLILARKIPLPDSLILRYGIKNLYRPGRQIMTIILSLGVGIMVLLTLFQVERRLMAQLQQNIPENAPGLFFIDIQPDQKEPLEAMLSTPRFEITPELTPLIRSRLHAVNGEKISEIGAENRPDAWYFTREYVLTYQEDLPEHNIILRGQWWKEGETEALISVDSDVAYHLGVDIDSTVTFDIQGVQVSGKVTSIREVDWGSMTTNFYFIFSPSALAGAPETFVATVTTEPENDLPVQNAIIGAFPNVTVIPIREFIETIARILTEITRTIQVMAALGLLVGLIVLSGAIVATRARRVHEMVLFKTLGATRPTLIAIMAVEYALLGVVAAIVGGSLSIAVSWGVVHFFLDIPWQIEWGILLVGTSGTVALTLLTGFLSTYRILGEKPLAILRAE
- a CDS encoding antibiotic biosynthesis monooxygenase; the encoded protein is MNYVVANRVFVKQEYGQEFEERFRKRAGQIDKQPGFVRMEVLRPKAEKTPYIILTHWKDEQAFQNWVGSDDFKVAHQNPMTKEAFLEGGGLEHHEVIIASTTSHND